The window TGGACTGATGGACCTGGGTGTCGCAGTCAGCAAGATCTTTCACCGCGTCTACGACACCGGCGTCGAGGAGCAGGTAGCCGGCCCGGATCCGAGCGGTGCCAGCTACCACTCGTACGCGAAGTTCAGCGACCCGGACGGTAACGGGTGGTTGATACAAGAGGTGCGTGAGCGACAGCCCGGACGATGACGGTTGTCGAACCAGGAGGAACCCGGTGACCGGCTCCCGGGGACGAATCTGGACCACGTTGCGCTCGGGAGCCTCCTGGGAACCGGCCGTGCGCTGCTCCAAGCACAGCCTCGCGCTGGTGACCAACGATTCCGGAGTGAATGCCCGCACGAGAGGAGCACTCATGAGTATGTCTATACGCCCGTTGCTTCACGGTGCTGTTGTGGGACTCGCCGGTACGACAGCACTCAACGTGGCCGGCTATGCAGAAATCGCGCTTCTAGGGCGCCCCATCAGTGACACGCCCGGGATCACTGTGCGCACCCTTGCGATGAAGCTCCACATTCGCATTCCCGGGGAGGGCCAGGTCCAGGAAAACCGGGTTGCAGGCCTCGGCCCCCTGATCGGATACACCGTGGGGCTTGGCATGGGGATGACGGTGGCTTTGGCGCAGGCTGGCGGTTGGTCCAGGACACCGGCATCTCGCTACGCCTTCGCTACTCTCTTGGCCCTCACTGTCACGAATGCACCGATTGCTCTTCTGGGAATTTCGGATCCGCGGACCTGGACAGTCTCGGACTGGGTTTCGGACATCGTCCCGCATGTGCTGTACGCACTTGTCACAGTCCGCGTCCTCGAAAAGCTGGAAGCGGCGGGCGCCACGCTCTGACGGTCTACCGCACCCTCGAGAGCCGTCCTGCGAAGAACATCGGAGCCGGCCGCCATGCGGATCGCATTCTGCACCGATCGGAGGGCACGAGAAGGCCGCCTGCCCCAAACGTGGCGGTCCGTTGGCGGAGTACCGCTTTTCGCACCCCCGTAAAGCCGTAAATCCTCCAGCACGGCCCGGGCGGCATGCTGGAGGACAGGGTCGGACTTGTGCTGCGGATGTCTCTGTGGTCCGTCTCCACCGGAACTCGCCCCAGTGCAGCACTGAGCTGTTTCCAACCTGACGGGAGGTTAGACGGGCGGCCCCGGCAGCGGACATGAAGAAAGCCCCTGGTAGACGGGTTCACGACCAAGATCACCAGTCCGCCAGGAGCCTTCGCGTGCTTGTCTACCCGTCCGGCATCGATCTGTCCAGCCGCACCCTGCAGCACCTCTCCGGTCTCCTCGCAGGTCACCGCCGTCGAATCGGCTCCCGATGGCGTCGCCTGACCTGCGGCCGGCAAGCCCTGCTCGTCTTGGCGCACCTTCGCTGCGGCGACACCTACGCCCGCCTTGCAGCAGGTTTCCGCGTCGGGATAGCGACGGTCTACCGATACATACGCGAGGCCGTCGACCTCCTGGCCGCTCAGGCACCAACGCTGGAGCAGGCGATGCGGACCGTGCGGAGGAAGGCGTACGTGATCCTCGACGGCACCGTGCTGCCGATCGACCGCATCGCTGCCGACCAGCCGTATTACTCGGGGAAGAAGAAGCACCACGGGATGAACGTGCAGGTACTCGCGGATCCAGCCGGCCGTCTGATCTGGGCTTCGGACGCGCTGCCCGGGGCAGTACACGATCTGACCGCGGCCCGGACCCACGGCATTCCCGCCGCTCTCGCCGCCGATGGCATCAAGTGCTGGGCGGACAAGGCGTATCAGGGCGCAGGTCCTGCTGTCCGCGTCCCGTTCCGTGGCAAAGGTCTGCGCGGTTGGCGCCGGCGTCACAACCGCGATCACGCCAAGATCCGAAGCCTCGGCGAACGAGCCATGGCCACCCTCAAATGCTGGCGGCTCCTGCGGAAGCTCCGTTGCAGCACCACCCGGATCACCACCGTCGTCCGCGCCGTCATCGCCCTCGAACTCGCCACCTGATCAAGATGGAAAAGGCTCACTGCAGCCAATCACGCCGCCGAGACCCGAACCCCCGCTCGGCTGCCAGCCAGCCACACAACACTGCGGCGCGCCACGCCCAGCCCTGGCGAGCGGACTCGTACTCGTCCGGCAGAGCGGCCGGCGCTTCGCGGTCTTTACAGGTGACCGAAGCCAGACAGCCCGATCGAAGTGCGTCCGCCAGCACGTCAAAGCCCCGGCCATGAACGGGTGGACCGCACCCCGCGCGGTAACGCCGTCACGTTCGAGCAGGTCAGCGATCCCGGGCACGCTCAGACGGGATGGTCAGGCTGACGGGCCTGGAGACGGTGTTGGCGACGTACGTCCACATGTCGACCTCGCGGACGCCGTCGATGTACACGGGGGTGCCGTCGCGGAGGACGCGGTGAAGGCGAAGGGCCCGCCGGAGCCGAAGTCGCGCGTCATGGACCAGTGGACGCCGAAGGCGTTGGGAGCATGCCCCTGTAACCCGGCGCGCCCGTGCCCCAGTTCTCGTCGATGTGAGAGTCGCAGACCGTGCCCTTGGGGGTCCAGGTGAAGGTGGTGCTCGCGTAGAACGTCCGCGTGGAGAGGGCGATACCGCAGGTCACTACGGCGGACGTGGGGGCTGCTGCCGCGGCGTTGCAGGCCACAGGGAGAACCGATGCTCCGGTCCTCCTGACCTCGCGGACGCCCGCCGCACTCGGGTCCATGAGCTCGTCTGGGTGACCGGCGGCAGGTGACATGCCGCCAATGGCGCAATGGGGCTCCTGGGCTGCCGGGCTGGGTCACGCTGTGGGCGTTCGGCCGCTGTCACGTCGGGATCCCGCGGGTGTCCCGTGCGGCAGGATCGCCGGACCGCTGTCGTACAAGAAGCGAAGGGCGTCGTGAAGCACTCCGGGATCGACTACGAGGCGGTTTTCCAGGCCTTGCCGGCCGCGGCGGCCCTGCTGACCACCGAGCTGGTGTACGCGGACGTCAACGAGGCGTATCTGCGCGCGTCGGGGCGCGCCCGTGGCCAGATCGTCGGCCGCTACATGTTCGATGTGTTCCCGGACAATCCCAACGATCCCGCCGCTACCGGCACACGCAACCTCCAGGCGTCACTGCTGCGGGTGGCGGCCACCGGGGAGCGCGACGCCATGGCGCTGCAGCGCTACGACGTCGAGGACCCCGACCGGCCCGGCCGGTGGGAGGAGCGGTACTGGAGCCCGGTCAACGCCCCGGTCGTCGACGCGGACGGGCGGGTGGTGCTGGTGCTGCACCGGGTGGAGGAGGTCACCGAACTGCTCCGAGCCCGCGGCGGTCGCTTCGGTGGCGACCGGACCAGGACCCTGGAGGCCGAGCTGTACACCCGCGCCCGGGAGCTCCAGGAGGTCAACGAACGGTTGCGCCGGGCCCACGCACGCGAACGCGAGGTCGCCCTGAGCCTGCAGTCCGCGATGCTCCCTGCGCCCGGACCGCTGGGCCGCCGCCGTGGCGCTGTGCGCTATCAGCCCGCAGTCGGGTCGCTGAACGTGTGCGGCGACTGGTACGACCTGGCCGAACTGCCCGGCGGCCGATTCGCGGTCGCGGTGGGCGACGTCGTCGGCCACGGCCTGACCGCGGCCGGCGTCATGGGCCAGCTTCGCAGTGCGCTCAGCGCAGCCGTCCGTGTGGCCGACGGCCCCGCGGCGGCCCTCGACGCACTCGGCCTCTACGCCCGCTCGGTGGAGGGTGCCGAGTCCACCACCGCTGTGCAGACGGTGATCGACTGCGACAGCCGCACCGTGACCTACAGCAGCGCCGGCCACCTCCCACCCGTCCTGCTGCACGCCGAGGGGGCAGTCGAGTTCCTCGACCGGGCCACCGACCCGCCGCTCGGCGCCCGCTTCGAGCACGTTCCGAGAATCCAGGCCGAAGCGGCCTTCTCCGAGGGCGCGATCCTCGTTCTCTACACCGACGGCCTCGTCGAACGCCGCCACGAGGACATCGACACCGGTCTGAACCGGCTGGCCGACTGCCTCGGCCGCCACGGA is drawn from Streptomyces sp. NBC_00178 and contains these coding sequences:
- a CDS encoding transposase family protein, with product MLVYPSGIDLSSRTLQHLSGLLAGHRRRIGSRWRRLTCGRQALLVLAHLRCGDTYARLAAGFRVGIATVYRYIREAVDLLAAQAPTLEQAMRTVRRKAYVILDGTVLPIDRIAADQPYYSGKKKHHGMNVQVLADPAGRLIWASDALPGAVHDLTAARTHGIPAALAADGIKCWADKAYQGAGPAVRVPFRGKGLRGWRRRHNRDHAKIRSLGERAMATLKCWRLLRKLRCSTTRITTVVRAVIALELAT
- a CDS encoding PP2C family protein-serine/threonine phosphatase, which encodes MKHSGIDYEAVFQALPAAAALLTTELVYADVNEAYLRASGRARGQIVGRYMFDVFPDNPNDPAATGTRNLQASLLRVAATGERDAMALQRYDVEDPDRPGRWEERYWSPVNAPVVDADGRVVLVLHRVEEVTELLRARGGRFGGDRTRTLEAELYTRARELQEVNERLRRAHAREREVALSLQSAMLPAPGPLGRRRGAVRYQPAVGSLNVCGDWYDLAELPGGRFAVAVGDVVGHGLTAAGVMGQLRSALSAAVRVADGPAAALDALGLYARSVEGAESTTAVQTVIDCDSRTVTYSSAGHLPPVLLHAEGAVEFLDRATDPPLGARFEHVPRIQAEAAFSEGAILVLYTDGLVERRHEDIDTGLNRLADCLGRHGQEDADTLADTLLAELIPPGGNTDDTALVVVRL